From Gossypium raimondii isolate GPD5lz chromosome 11, ASM2569854v1, whole genome shotgun sequence:
AGTTCTCTATGTCCCACCAAACCGACGTCTTCGCCGCAACGTACTGAGATTCAGCCGCGCCTCCACCAAAGGGTGGGGCAGCCGCGGCTGCCGAGGTGGCAACGACGGCGGAGGTGATTGGTCCGGTTACATCTCCTCCCATGAGTGGCGCACGATagaatggtaaaaaaaaaaagacagtaGCTAGGCGCAAGATAGCATCAAAGAGaactaaagaaaaaattggCTTGGGTTGTTTGCTTCCCTTTGCCTCTGCTCTGCTTTGAATTGCTTAGCTCTGATCTTCTCTTATATTATTTTGCTTGCTCTGCTTTCGAGTGAGTCTTGAAGACTAAAGATGATGAATCTCTACTTTGCTTTGTGCTTTTGCTTAAGCCTAGTTTGGTGAAGGATCTAATTTCTAATATAGATAAGAAGGGGGGGTTCGTGGTTGTAAGTTTTCTAACCCTTTGATTACGCTTGTGGGGTGAGACTTGGAATATATGTACACTCAACCATTCAACACGGCATTTAaaagtctttttcttttcttttctttttttatcttctCCTTTTCGCTGATTAACGCGGCACTGCGTTAACTGCACCAATGGTTGTTGGTTGAGATTGAATGCACTAAGGCATGGTGTAGGGAGAACGCCAAATGGTCAATCGACGCCTCATCttccctctttttttcttttaagaatggcttaatatattttgagtttcacaatttttaaaattttcctattaattttcctattaattttattaatagaatatatttatttttattgtaattttatataattttatgtttaattcattaaatacaATTTGATTATTGTGAAGtcttctttcaatttttaaaattaatttaataaaaataattgataatattatttaacttttcattgaaaataatcttaaaatctaaattaaatactaaagttaatattattacCTTCACATACTATAACTTTTCTCAAAAATAGATACCacgttaaattaaaaaagacagATATCACATTTAAGAAAagtatcaaaatttaaatattaaataatatattaaatttttaaatgatatgtgcTAGGTCTTTAAACTTCATTCATTGCTTGGATCTCGCAAAGAAAGTTCAGGAAACATAGTACAATACATCTCATCTTCCGagtatttttcaatattatgaaattttattttccaaataaggatatttttattcttatttctaaaaacaatcttatttttcaagtatataaaattttaattttttatattaaaatcatatataaaccacaatttaaaatacaaatatgtgtttagaaataaatataataaataatcaaacgtataatttaaaactaattaataataacacataaaatatatacaattgttgaaattaataaaatgtgatcaataaaaataccaaaataattcTTTAGATGATAGGTAAAATAACGGTTTTATTATCCTAAGTAGTATGAGTTCAAATCCttcaatatgcatatatattttttgtttttaaataaaaaactaaaattcctcaaatgatattatttattttaattacaaaaatatatttttataattttttaaccgaattaatatttaattgacgctaactcaattaaaaatttaaataataagataaactAAAGAATTTATCATACgcatatacacatcaaaatcataaaatcatcACTTGGAACCATTGCTTGCAGGTGCCTCACGCAAGAATCATAACTCGTAGCAAGCCCTAGTTTGTACTTttaagatatttattatattttcttattcaaataataatggaagtttcttttcaaaatataactactttctaaatttattattttctcgtCGTCTACACTCGTTGCAAGAGTTTTCACTAATCATATtgaacttttgatttttttttaaaaacccttGAAGTCTCAGTCTCAacctatataatcaaattatttaagtaTCCACCTatgaaactatttttatttaaagttatattaaattatatcacatttattgtataaataaaagtGTTAATATGATACCTTacataattaattcatattatatcatataatttttatttgtatctaatttattagtataatattatatcatattatatcttttttatttgtgtATCTAATTTCTATTATAAATAGATTATGTAACCCAAtgtaaattaaaagtaataattttctttcacactgaaattcattcatttttctctttttaagtttgtaacaaaaataaaacattttaaaattttattcaacatTGATTATACGCAGAGCGGTAAagaacataaatataaatatttcttgATACATGTTCaatccttatatatatatggttttaattgTTTCAtgtaaagaatatataaaaatataaaagacaaacatcattataataatattaattatcatttttaaaaataagtataccAATATTTTCTCAATTGAGTTAGTATtaggtgacaccaactcaataaaaattttataataaatataaatacttgTTGAATTTTGTATCTAGTAATAGTGATCGCGAtagcataaaaattattaatgaatgcCACAATATCCtctaataaaatagaatattaaGCGCTTAAGCACATTCAAATCTAAATCATCCAATGTGTTACAACAACAATGCCATCCAAACTAAGATTTAGTCGGCTCTAAAATTAGTTAAGTAATTATAAACTTGATATCTATAGAGcttgaaatattataaatttcttaAGTGAAATAATAATTAGCAATCTGTGATCTTTGAATTGATAGCATCTTTTGCAACAAACCCTCGAAGTGAAAAGCATTGGGAAGTTAATttgctattattattttcaataatagtaaataaagttttaattgtgTGACAAATGTTATATTGTTTAATTAGAGTAAAGCATTGCTGATGTATttatttagatagttaattagaCTAAAGCAGTATTAGTATAAACAAGGTTGTATTGTTTTACCTAATCAGCAAATTATTGCCGGCCCCAAGGAGAAGCTTTTGTAATTTATTCATTAACACCTCACTCGGGGGCCGGTCCTCGCACCCAACTCCAACTGTAGACTGTTACTAAAGATGCGTCGTTGCATATGACACGACATACATATCCGAAAACCCAACGAATCCCCCCACCAATCCATTATTCTTTTCTCAAATGTTCAAACAAAGCATTTGGGTCCGGCAATCATACCCCACTCTTTCCATCTctaaacttatatttttctaCATCATCAATCATTAATTCCTACCCCAAGAATGCTGCAACCCGGAATTGTAtctttttaactattttctcaTCCCTTTCTTCTAATACTCACCAACCTAACCCGATGAATGAAGTTTCTATATGCCTTActgccattttttttctttctctttctacACGATTTTCTTGTAATCCAAGCAACCAAAGGTGCGAAACCATTACTAAAGTAAAGGACAAGATGAGCATAAGAGGAAGAAAGGTTAGgaataatttagaaaaagaaaatatgcaaagaaagaaaaaaatttacgCATTATTAACAAATTGAACACAAAGTATATAATGCATGCATATGGAACTTTGAATAAACAAATTGTCATCACTTTCTAGAGTTCGTCCcctcattatatattttgaatgctTCAAAGTGAGTGCACTTCCGCACACACAGGCGCAGAGAGATAGAAAGGGAGAGGAAATGAGTGTGTGCGtgcgtgtgtgtgtgtgagagaGAGAGGTGATTGGTGTTTCACCTGAAGGTCCAGGTCAAGCATTTAACAGAGGCTGAAGAGCTTTGACAACAATGCTAATAGTTGGCCGAAAATCAGCTTCAAATTGCACACACAATGCAGAAACAGCTGCCATCTGCAATCTAAACAACTAAATGCTTTAGAGATGGATGAAATTGATATCCAGGAGCAAATAACATGTGCCAGCTCTTTCATCTTTCTCTAGCGAATAagaatacaaaattaaaaaggtaTTTGGGTCAATGCAGCCTCTTAATTTAGCATTACTTGAAAACTTGAGGAAGGAGGAACATTAACAGAGAACATGTGCTAATAGAAACACAGACACTACCAGGTGCAACTAAGCATTTTAATGCCTTCGCAACAACCTTGGGAGCATTCTCCACCTAGTCTTTGATCAACAAACTGCCTAATCTTGTTTGCACAAAGATTTGGTGTAGCATAACACAACTCACAACTCATTAATCAGTCATGTCTGAAATGTTTAATGATGAAACGCAGGCTGAATATAAGAATATAAGTAACAGAAATGTCATAAGACTTCGTTGTCCATGAGGTAAAGTATGATCAATAGGTTTTTTTCCCAGTCAGAAGCTCAAGCAGCAGAACACCAAAGCTGTACACATCACTCTTGACATTTAATTGCCCATATTTGCCAATTGTAATAAAAAGACAGGCAGGGTTCAAGATGATCATtctgaaattaatttatataaggGAAAACTAAGGATATTAAGTTTAGGCTTTTAGCAAGAAACATCTCAGTAATCAAATAAGAACTACTCAACTATAAGGCTTAGAGCAATTTATGATTGTTATATAAAATACGGTGTCATAAGATGTAGAGCAACTTTCTCCAAAGCCACTTATCATCAACAAGCAAAATGatctttgaaaaaataaataaaatagatggTAGTACAAAAAGCATTCACTATAACTCAGGAGCATGATAACCAACAGTTCCAAGTATACGAGTAAGATGAAGACGGGCTGCAATATTAGGAATACAATCAGCAATATTTgccacatcatcaaatactAGCACATTGCAAGACTTACCGTCACAATGAATGATGCGAGGATCAGCCTTCTCGTGCAAGTACTCAAGCCCTTTTGCAGCTACTACGGTAATTTTTTCTCTTTGTGCCCATGTCAGAACAGGGCATGGCTGAGCTCCCTCAACACCTTTTCTTCCTGCATTAAAGGAAATGtagcaataaaataaatattaccaACCGCTACAACAGACTTTGTTTCCATATAGGGAGTAACTTCAAGCACCATTACACTCCTCAACAGTTTTCAACTTTGTATAACTGGAGCAATAAATGAAGCATCTTCACACATACCATGGAGAATATCATGCAATGAGCCATTAGATGAAACTCATGGGCAAGTATACGGGAGCTCCCATCAATACAGTAACCAAGCAACTGGACAAAGTTCTACCATAGAAACTTAAAAATACACGCACAAATGGATATAGAGCTGAAACTCTAAAACTAATTTTGAAGAAGGGTTAAATGCAATGAATTAACACTGTCGGTTGAACCTAGGTCAAAAACCCAATCATCAGGTTGCTTACTGGCATCTAACTTCTTTTATGGCTGAAGCCTGTCCAGTCTTGAGTCTATAATAAACTCGACCGTATGAACTTTCTCCAATCAAAGAATTTGTACCAAAGTTATCACTTATCTGTGATTTCCTTCAATTCATCTGCTGGAATAGCAAGGGCTTCAATAGGCTGAAACCTTCACAATTTAAGCATTCTTTGATGCAGTTTCCTGCATAACATCATTTCCTGCATGATCAAATTCAACCGAGATTACAGCAATAGCTTCAGTACAGCTAACAAAAGGTATATCCAAACATATATGCAAAGGATAATATTAGAACAGACATGTATTAGTAGTAAAACAAAATAggtaggaaaaaaaaaagacatataTCCTGCATTCCTGCTAATAAGAATCTAAAAGCatagaataaattaataaataaattattactaaactccaactgaatatttacataagcACCAAAGGAGTTTATGCTATCCTACTTTTCTCGATACAGTAATATCGAGTAAATAAAAAGACAGAGATGCATTGTTATCAGGCTTGATCTGAATTTCAACCAACTGCTGAATGTTTAATCATATATTGGTCTCTATAAATCTAAATAGAAGGCCCCAAAGCAGACTCTCATTTCTTTTAGCATAATGAGCATTTCCATTCAAGATCTGAATAAGGcataaaaccaaaaacaaaacagaaCCCCTAGGACTGCATATGAGATTAATTCTGtaaattcacaaaattgtaGCATTTCATTCTTACATATAAAAAGAGAGGTAAGATGAGTTAAACCTTTCATCGGTTCATCCAAATGCAGCATAAAATACACAAACATCCAAAGCAATCACATGAATTTATGCTCACAATCAAACTTGAAATGGCACATGCATGaaaacacattagaaatgaAGTTAGCTTAGGTTTTTTAGCCATGGCAACAGATTGAAAATGTCAGAAATCCACAACTCACCAACTATTAGAACCTACTATTAGAATAAAAGGACGAAAGTAAAATTAAAGTAGAAAAAGTTTATGTAAAATATCACCTGATATTTGACGCCGATGAAGTGAAGCAAGTACTTATAGCTGGACCAGTCCAATACGAGACTATACGTATTAGTTAAGCGGGAGGTCTGAGACGCTGAACCCAGCGAAAGCTGCGTACATTTGGCGAAAACCGATGGGTGTGTGGGATGAAATGTAACATCAGAGTCTTGACTTTTTTGCTTGCAGTTTCCCTTAGATTGCGTTATTGCATGATTTATCTATACATATAcgttctctttttttctttttttcttcttttttctgttCTACACTGAGGTAGCCAGACTTGACTCTGCAGCAATGTTAGCTAAAATACGCGTAACTTAAATCGGAATAGAGAGCATTAATTATCCAAAACCTAATTCAATAGGGTGGTCTAGTAAGAACAGAATACAATTTAGTTATTCAATAGGGTAGTCTTCTTGTACCAATAAAAAACTagtcattttcttcttttttctggATAAAGAAGACCAAAGAAGACATTATATCATTATCCTTCGAGCAGCAACCTGCCCCTCAACATCACTTTGTAAGAGAGTCATCACCTCTAATGGAGGATCCTGGATTATACGAACTCCCAACATCTGCGACCGTGCTACGTTAGGCATGTAGTCCGCCACTGTGTTCGCTTCCCTGTAGATATGTTTGACCCGAATTTCCCAATCTCCTTGATTCCTTTAATAGTAACGAAATACAATTTAGTGAAAGgtaaaacatttatataatttacatatatatgtcaattgaattaaaatgatatattttcctatagtttacatataaaaataatttattttcataaattttatgataaaattttataaaacaaccGGTCATAAAAAAGGAATTTATGACCAACTACTTAATTTGATTTAcgattaattgataaaaaaattaaattaaatttaaaacatattttatttatgaaaagttaaataaataacttgcgcctcttttttattttctccgaTTCTCATGAAAGCTTTTAGGTTTGTTTGCTTAGTGGATTGCTGCAAATTgcatttattttctctatttctcATAAAAGCTTTTAGATTTGTTTGCTAGTGGAACAGTAATTCCATCAAATTAGATCACATCCACGTTTAGGATCGAGTGTTCCAATACGTGAGTCGTAACACAAATAAAGATTTAGGTACCATAGCTCTATATATATTTGGGCTGCAaggatttaaattcaaaattcatcGGATTAAGTTACATGCCTTTTCTTGTTCTagaataatgaaaatgtatttGATTACAATAGTTAAGTTAGGCCTAAGTAACCACCCAATCAACCAcactattttagttttaatgatAATgcataaaagatatttttacaCATAAGGGATGACTTTAATCTTGCATGAAATCGTAGTTATTTCCTTCAAAATTATGACTATTTCAAGGTAATTAGATTTAATGATCACATATTGTCATCCAATTTTCAAGATAATCACTTAGACCTCAATGATTAAGGAGCTAGAGCAAAGTCATCTTATCATCGCTATCAATCATCTGACCCTTTTTACCTCGGAACACAAGTATTAAACCAACTTAGTTATTGTGATTATCAAACATTGTGCTGTAGTCCAACTTGAGCACTATTGGAAGAGAAGGATTCCATTAAGTAGAGGGTACCCTTGACGTCCAAGTGCTAGTTGGAAAATGATAGCAACTACAAAATTCAGCTGATTCTTTATTTTGAGCCAAAGTTGGAGGAGATTCACCTTATTACCTTCAAAAACCTTCATTTCTTGCTTTTCAAACTTCCGTACAAATGAAAGCCACTAAGTCAAGACCGTCAACTTGGTTATGATTGTTAAACATCTTAACGATGTGGATCCACAAGTCAAGACAATATCAAAACCTAGAGTGGATGGGTTATATCCAAACTTAGAGCAACTCCAAATAACCTTAGCTAAAGGACAAAAGAAAAGCTAAGTGTTCATTAGGTTCCACATCATACTCTTACATCTATGGCATTTCTCCATACTGGCTTTATGTAGTTTAAGGAAACTCTCTTTTGAAGCAATGGCATCTCAATAACATctccaaataaaattttataatttttgtggGTATTTAAGTTTTCACATGATATTCTAAACTGTTTGtctatctttcatatttctaGATGGATAGGGATATCTTAGGGAAGCAGACATAtcctaatttaattgaatagttTTATCTCTAGTGAAAGTGCCATACTAATCGATCTTCAATGAAATCAGAATTTACGAGAAAAATTTGAATCAATATTTcataaagagagaaaaatttATTGAGAAGTTCATCATTCCAACAACGACGATCATGATGAATTAACTCATTTACCATAAATGTGCTTTAGATATATGGCATTTTACTATTACTAACTCTACTttaagaattattaaactttaatttttttactaataattatttCTTGAATAGATATGGACTATAATTATATAGATATAATTTTTGggtcataatatatatatatatatagatataatctgtaattttaatatataaacatgtcattttaattattaattttacattgTTTATATAAAGTTCACTTTCTTgtgttattttcattattatgatttgaaaagtcctaaaatattataaaataaaaccttaaaagaAAGTAGTTTCACGCATCAAAGAATATATACATACGCATATGTTATCATGAAGCATGGTTGTGTCTATTTTAAGGGTTACTGGTTTTAGTGTTGGTGGATAGAGAGAGCCTCTAAACAATATTAAGGGCTTTGGCaagatttttgataaattactaggtatatttttaaattgttgacAATTTGTTACGTATATGTgtttgtttatatattaaattagattatgCTTATTTGTTCTCTCTTGCTTTTGAGAAGTGGAACATTTTCAAGCTCAAATTGGCTCACCTGCTTAAGGTCTTGTCATTTTTAACAATGTGTTACTTCTTTCTTGAGTTTTCCTCCTCTGCGTGGGTTTTAAGATAGCTTCTCCCAATTATTGACAAAAGGCTTCATGAAAAGATTTTTTTGCACAATCAAGGGATCTAAGAAATCTCAAtcgtttaaaaaaaattaagtgtcaaaagcaaacaaattCAAGAAAAGGTCTTATACAAAAAGATGGAAAGTCACTTTTGTGGCTTAGAAGCGTAGGTGACATAAGATCTAGACTTGGACCGTCTTAGATGCTCTTAGATACTTTATGAGAAACCCCTAAACTCATGATGTTATTTGGaatcttttccttttgtttgtatgagattaatgttaaaaaccACCGACACTTTAGGCCACCTTACCTTTGGTTTAATCACTATGAAAGAAATTGGATTCTTATTTCAACGCACTAGAGGAGAGTTACTAGGAGCTAGTGACTAGTGGCTTTTTAGGCTTTGGTTGAACATGACTTATGAGGTCTTGATTGATGTCCTTGTTTGGATGTTCTTTGCTTGGTtatattgattgtttttgtttgttctgCCATATTTTTATCTTCCTAGCTTGTTGTTGTTTCTTTGTTTAGTGTATTTTTTTGTGTGACTCATAACCTCTCTTTTATGATGCATTCATAGCttgaaattaaatgaatgttggctttctaaatatatatatacaagtaaattgtaTGATTTGATGTGCATTTGGTTCGTGGTGCTTGGGATTTACAAGGaatatgtaacacccttcaCCCGATCTGGTCACTGGACCCAAGCTATAGGATGCTACCACAATTAACCAAGCATATCACAAATAATTTCGACTTTAAACattccattaaataattaacatgaTATAATCCAAGCCTAATAtgacttataaacatatttgaGTCCCAAACGAGCTTACGAAGCTCTTAGACcaacttgaaaataaatcaaGACTAATTTGAAGCTTTTATGAAAAGATAGGTAAAAAGCAAAAACAGGGGGTCATACGGCTATATGACCAAATTGTGTGACAGGCTGAGGCCGTGTGGGATTAAATGTAAaggcccaaattcaaaattatgggaatagtggtttcgtaaccacaaatctgatttaaagataaatttattttaatatttttgcatgaatattgatatgataggaaaatcgtatgaaaatatcgatagaaaaattttaccaatttagtggttagttagaaaaagaaattattgaagaaattgggtaaaaataaggtatcgagactttgatctcgtaaaaccgagtcaaaaataattttataaataattatgaaatattagtaatatggtataaaaatttcgttagaaaattttaatgtttgggtagtcaattaagtgaaaaggactaaattgaaaaaggtgtaaaagttattagaaggattaaatagctcaattgttaaatgaagagggacataaattgaaaataaccccaaaaggagatattttgggcggcatacgctgagaaaaatcaggagaattgaagaattaagggtaaaattggaa
This genomic window contains:
- the LOC105800941 gene encoding LOW QUALITY PROTEIN: probable receptor-like protein kinase At2g47060 (The sequence of the model RefSeq protein was modified relative to this genomic sequence to represent the inferred CDS: inserted 1 base in 1 codon; deleted 1 base in 1 codon; substituted 1 base at 1 genomic stop codon); the encoded protein is MPNVARSQMLGVRIIQDPPLEVMTLLQSDVEGQPIEALAIPADELKEITDKDNFGTNSLIGESSYGRVYYRLKTGQASAIKEVRCHFSSISICACIFKFLWXNFVQLLGYCIDGSSRILAHEFXSNGSLHDILHGRKGVEGAQPCPVLTWAQREKITVVAAKGLEYLHEKADPRIIHCDDCRWQLFLHCVCNLKLIFGQLLALLSKLFSLC